The proteins below are encoded in one region of Colletotrichum lupini chromosome 5, complete sequence:
- a CDS encoding RNA polymerase Rpb7-like domain-containing protein, giving the protein MASTDSPATNGHKSDKRSKKDKKEKKRLREEGDDAVEERKHKRTKSLGVAKNDANDEEEEESPQASQDLSMDAAATSNTNGEPSSAKKKSKKDKHRKSVGESAEQDGSDAERKEKKDKKKKRKSEQKESAQAVEDAAEPPASENKEKKSKQAASPETVADADADAMDVDSPAKTKSTGRVHQPPDAPSKPQFPFYTQTVSLYLPIYPIGWDTPCTAAATQHLEPLVNRYVPDLKGVLLAFRNVAVSEQPGRRYAAKSDSEHCDLTSVDEYAVGFGYVTVDVDLFVPRRGAWMEGSINLENEGHVGVVCWGKFNASIESSRLPPEWRWVHAGSAEAASYVADPFDVENTEVAAEDEHGAVRQIHTTGFWVDGAGDKVKGRVRFRIKAFDVGVSGDHGYLSLEGTMLDAAGEKAAIQRDAEQERRRRAGKSGGILSKERRAMPEFSVTKFGEVEDEEDKALRNDVWKTTEPVTDNEAGADGEKEAFTGISTEEA; this is encoded by the coding sequence ATGGCGTCTACCGACTCACCAGCGACCAATGGGCACAAGTCCGACAAGAGGAGCAAAAAGgacaagaaggagaagaagcgcCTGCGCGAGGAGGGCGACGATGCCGTCGAAGAGCGCAAGCACAAGCGCACAAAGAGCCTCGGTGTAGCCAAGAACGACGCCaacgacgaagaagaagaagaatctCCTCAGGCTTCACAGGACCTCTCAATGGACGCCGCCGCGACGAGCAATACCAATGGCGAGCCATCATCCGCAAAGAAGAAGTCCAAGAAGGACAAGCACAGAAAGTCAGTAGGCGAGTCCGCCGAACAAGACGGTTCGGATGCCGAGcgcaaggagaagaaggacaaAAAGAAGAAGCGCAAGTCAGAACAGAAGGAGTCAGCGCAAGCAGTCGAAGATGCCGCAGAGCCGCCAGCGAGCGAAAACAAGGAAAAGAAGAGCAAGCAAGCAGCGTCCCCCGAAACCGTCGCCGACGCAGACGCCGATGCCATGGACGTCGACTCCCCCGCAAAGACGAAATCAACAGGCCGAGTCCACCAACCCCCCGACGCGCCCTCCAAGCCCCAGTTCCCCTTCTACACCCAGACCGTCTCGCTATACCTCCCCATCTACCCCATAGGCTGGGACACACCCTGCACCGCCGCCGCGACGCAGCACCTCGAGCCCCTCGTGAACCGCTACGTCCCGGACCTCAAGGGCGTCCTCCTCGCCTTCCGCAACGTCGCCGTCTCGGAGCAGCCCGGCCGCCGCTACGCCGCCAAGAGCGATTCGGAGCACTGCGACCTTACCTCCGTCGACGAGTACGCCGTCGGCTTCGGCTACGTGACCGTCGACGTCGACCTCTTTGTCCCTCGCCGCGGCGCCTGGATGGAAGGCAGCATCAACCTTGAGAACGAGGGCCACGTCGGCGTCGTCTGCTGGGGCAAGTTCAACGCCAGTATTGAATCCAGCCGTCTGCCCCCGGAATGGCGCTGGGTTCACGCCGGCTCCGCCGAGGCTGCCTCCTACGTCGCCGACCCCTTTGACGTCGAGAACACCGAGGTCGCCGCCGAGGATGAGCATGGTGCCGTGCGCCAGATCCACACCACGGGCTTCTGGGTCGACGGCGCCGGGGACAAGGTCAAGGGCCGCGTGCGCTTCCGCATCAAGGCGTTCGACGTCGGCGTCAGCGGCGACCACGGGTACCTCAGCCTGGAGGGCACGATGCTCGACGCCGCGGGTGAGAAGGCGGCGATCCAGCGCGACGCAGAGCAGGAGCGCAGACGCAGAGCCGGTAAGAGCGGCGGCATCCTCTCCAAGGAACGGCGTGCCATGCCCGAGTTCAGCGTCACCAAGTTTGGCGAGGtcgaggatgaggaggacAAGGCGTTGAGGAACGATGTGTGGAAGACGACGGAGCCCGTGACGGATAATGAGGCGGGCGCAGATGGTGAAAAGGAGGCGTTTACGGGCATTTCGACGGAGGAGGCATAA
- a CDS encoding glutathione S-transferase domain-containing protein: MGYVLYIANKRYSSWSMRPWVLLKALNVPFEERLQTFVAGLRQPAFLSFSPSGKVPTLQDGDTTVWDSLAIVEYIAEDHPAAWPQDKVARAFARSAAAEMHTGFEAIRDQCSMNVALRIDLGGPPDAALQRDLDRLEELWVEGLTRFGGPYLAGAEFSAADAFFAPVATRIQTFGLKVSEPAMKYVETLLEHPAVNQWVVEGIAETAREPYHEKDVLRGRKVLKDLTQTQ, translated from the coding sequence ATGGGTTACGTCCTCTACATCGCCAACAAGCGCTACTCCAGCTGGTCCATGAGACCCTGGGTCCTCCTCAAAGCCCTCAACGTCCCCTTCGAAGAGCGTCTTCAGACTTTCGTCGCCGGTCTTCGCCAACCCGCGTTCCTGAGCTTCTCTCCCTCAGGCAAAGTCCCCACCCTCCAGGACGGCGACACCACCGTCTGGGACTCCCTCGCCATTGTGGAATACATCGCCGAAGACCACCCGGCCGCCTGGCCGCAAGACAAAGTCGCCCGCGCCTTCGCCCGCAGCGCCGCCGCGGAGATGCACACCGGCTTCGAGGCCATCCGCGACCAGTGCTCCATGAACGTGGCGCTGCGCATCGACCTCGGCGGGCCGCCCGACGCGGCGTTGCAGCGCGACCTTGACCGGCTCGAGGAACTCTGGGTCGAGGGTTTGACGCGCTTTGGCGGGCCGTACCTCGCGGGTGCGGAATTCAGCGCCGCGGACGCCTTCTTTGCGCCTGTTGCGACGAGGATCCAGACTTTTGGGTTGAAGGTTTCGGAGCCTGCGATGAAGTATGTGGAGACGCTGTTGGAGCATCCTGCTGTTAATCAGTGGGTTGTGGAGGGTATTGCTGAGACGGCGAGGGAGCCGTACCATGAGAAGGACGTGCTGAGAGGCCGGAAGGTCTTGAAGGACTTGACTCAGACTCAATGA